GCGACCAGGGCCAACTCTCCGCCCGCTCCGAACGGTTCGGCCTGCGGCTGTCCCGCGCGCATGCCGTCGCCGTGGCCGAGGGACCGGAGAAGTACGACGAGACCGACCCCGTACCCCGCCAGGTGGCGAGCGACCTGTTCGCCCGCTTCGAGAACCGCCGCATCCTGTTCACCACCAAGGACGGCCGGATGGTGTGCATCGCCCCCGGCGACCAGGACGACGTCCTCACCCACTTCGCCAAACGCGTCTACGCCGCCACCGGCCGCGCCCAGGTCGCCATCGGCCGCTCCCGGCCCGGCACGGTCGGTATCGGCCACAGCTACGAGGAGGCCCTCAACGCCCTGGACGTGGCCCAGCGGATGGGCCTGGAGGAGCCGTTGCTGCGCGCCGCCGACCTGCTGGTCTTCCCCGTGCTGGCCCGGGACCGGCAGGCACTCGTCGACCTGGTGGGCAGCACGCTCGGCCCGCTGGAGCAGGCGCGCGGCGGAGCCCAGCCCCTGCTGGACACCCTCACCGCGTACTTCGACACGGGGTGCGTGGCCGCCTCGACCGCCCGGCGGCTCTCCCTCAGCGTGCGGGCCCTCACCTACCGGCTGGCCCGCGTCCACACCCTCACCGGCGCCGACCCGAGCGACCCCGTCGACCGCTACACCCTCCAGACCGCGGTCCTCGGCGCCCGTCTCCTCGACTGGCCGACCAGACCCCTGAACCCCATGGAAACGGCTCCCTAGAGCCGGGGGACACCGGCCACCGGTGGCCGGTGTCCCCCGTGTCCTGGTTTGACAGGGCGGGCGGCAGGGGGCGAGGGTTTTGGCGTACCCGCTGGTAGCTCCAAGACTGGTCCGTGACCGATGTGTTCCGGCGGAGTGCCGTGCCGGGGACTCGGGTGCCGGGTGCTCGGTTGCTCGGGTGCCGGGTGGTCGCGTGAGGAACGCGAGGAATACGGGATGGGCCGGACGTGACCAGTGCCATGCGCGAGACGGGTGCCCTGCCCGCCGTCTTCACCAGTTTCGTGGGGCGGCAGCGGGAGACGGCCGAGGTACGCCGGCTGCTCGGCAGCGCGCGGCTGGTGACCCTGACCGGCGCGGGCGGGGTGGGCAAGACGCGGCTGGCGCTGGAGGTGGCCACGGCGTCGGCCCGGACGTTCCCGGGCGGGGTGTGGCTGGTGGACCTGGCCCCGGTGCGTGATCCCGCGCTGGTGGCGGAGGCGGCGGCGGTGGCGCTCGGGGTGGTGGACCAGGGCACCCGGCCGGTGCTGGAACTGCTGGCGGCGCGCGTGTCGGGGCGGCGGCTGCTGATGGTCCTGGACAACTGCGAGCACCTGGTGGAGGCGTGCGCGCAGCTGGCCCAGCAGTTGCTGACGGTCGCCGCCGAGGTGCGGATCCTGGCCACGAGCCGGGAGACGCTGCAGCTGACGGGGGAGCATGTCGTCGCCGTCGCGCCGCTGCCCCGGGACGAGGCGGCCGAGCTGCTGGCGCAGCGGGCGGCGGCCGTACGGCCGGGTTTCCGGCTGACGGAGGCGAACCGGGCGGCGGTCCACCGGTTGTGCGCGGACCTGGACGGATTGCCGCTGGCGATCGAGCTGGCCGCCTCCCGGCTGCGCACCCTGGCCGTGGAGCCGGCCATCGAGCGGTTGGCGGACCGCTTCGCGCTGCTGACGGCCGGCAGCCGCGCCGCCCGACCGCACCAGCGCACCCTGCGCGCGGCGATCGACTGGAGCTGGGAGCTGTGCGGCCCCGCCGAACGGCTGCTGTGGAGCCGGCTGTCGGTCTTCGCCGGCAGCTTCACCCTGGAGGCGGCCGAGGGCGTCTGCGCGGGCGAGGGGCCTGTGGTGGGTACGGGCGGCCGTGCCGGCGAAGGGTCCGCGGCGGGCGCGGGCGGCCGTACGGGCGCCGGTCTCGCGGCGGGGGAGGTGCTGGACGTGCTGGACCGACTGGTCGCCCAGTCCCTGGTCGAGCACGCGGGCACCGAGCAGCGGCCCCGCTACCGGCTGCTGGAGACCATCCGCCAGTACGGCTGGGAGCGGCTGGCGGACGGGACGGAGAGGCAGCGGATGCGGCGACGGCACCGCGACCACTACCTCGCCGTGGCCGAGCGCTGCCACCAGGACTGGTTCGGCCCCCGCCAGGCGGAGGTCCTGACCCGGCTGCGGGCCGACCACAGCAATCTGATCGCGGCGCTGGAGTACCCGACGACGGCGACCGACGAGGCGGCCCACCCCGCCCCGGACGAGGACCGGCAGGCCGCGCTGTCCCTGGCCTCCGCGCAGGCCGTGGCCGCGCACACCGCGCTCGGCGACCGCTCCGGAGTGGTCGCCTGGCGGTGCGCGCTCGGCGCCGCCCAGACCCTGGACGGAGACCCGCGCGCGGCCGACACCTGCGCACAGGCGCTCGGCGACACCGAGGAGCACGGGGAGCGGTGGGCCCGCGCGCATCTGCTGATGGTGCTGGGCAGGCGGGCATGGGAGCTGGGGGAGCAGACCGAGGCCAAGGAGCGGACCCTGTCCGCCCTCGCCACCCTGCGGGGTTTCAGCGACAACATCGGTGTCGCGAACATGGCCGAGCAGCTGGCCTGGATCACCGCGTCGGCGGGTGACCACCGGCGGGCCGCCCGGCTGCTGGGCGCGGCACGGGCCCTGCGCGAGGACATCGGCCTCACCGTCGCCGCGGGCGGCCCCCACCACGAGAAGTACCACGCCCGGTGCACGGCCCAGGTCCAGGAGGCCCTGGGCCCCGCCGGCTGCGAACAGGCGCTGGCGGCCGGCGCCGCGATCGACGGCGCCGACCGGATCATCGCCTACGCCCTCGGCGCGGGGACGGGGACGGGTCCGGGTCCGGGTAGTACGGGGGTGGGCACGGGGACGGTCACGGGCGCCGGCACGGGCGTCGGCATCGGCACCGAACCGGCCGTTTCGCAGGCCGGGGCCAGCGGGCTGACCCCCCGGGAGGAAGAGGTCGCCGCGCTGGTCGCCCGGGGCATGACCAACCGCAGGATCGCCGCCGAGCTGGTGCTGTCCCCCCGCACCGTCGACAACCACGTCAACCGCATCCTGACCAAGCTCGGCTTCTCCTCCCGGGCCCGGATCGCCGCCTGGTGGGCCGCGAAGTAGGTACCCACGGGCCCCGGACAGGTACCCGTTGAGCAGAACTGCTCACGACCCGGGGCCGTCCCCGGGCCGATGCTGGTGACACGGCGCCAGACCGGTGCCCGACCAGCAGACCGCCGAGGAGTTCCCCCATGCCCCTGGCACGCATCGACATGATCCGCGGCCGTGATCCCGAGTCCGTCCGCGCCGTCGCCGACGCGGTGCAGCAGGCCCTCATCGAGGTGCTGCACATCCCCGAGCGCGACCGGTTCCAGATCATCACCCAGCACGACCCCGACGAGATCGTCGCCCTGGACGCGGGACTCGGCTTCCAGCGCACACCGGGCACGGTCATCGTCCACATCTTCACCCAGCGCGGCCGTTCCACCGGGGACAAGCAGCACCTGTACAGGAAGCTCGCCGAACGGCTCGCCGCCGCCGGAGTGGACGGCAAGGACCTGTTCATCAGCTACTTCGAGAACGGCCCCGAGGACTGGTCGTTCGCCGACGGCCGCGCCCAGTACATCGAGGGCGACCTCCCCGTACCGGGCCACTGAACCCCGTACCGCGCCCCCGTCCTGCCACCTCCCCCCCCCACCTCACCCCGGACCCTCCACCGAAGGAATCCGCATGTCGCACCACCTCGACTCGCCCGCCGCCCGTCAGGACGTCCGGCTCGACATCACCGACTTCTACGTCTTCCGCGGTGAGCGCGGCACCGTGTTCGTCCTGAACGTCAACAACTCCATCACTGGCCCCGACGCCCCGCACGGCTTCCACCACGAGGGCCGCTACGAGTTCCGGATCGACACCGACGGCGACGCGCGCCAGGACCTCGCC
The sequence above is drawn from the Streptomyces griseiscabiei genome and encodes:
- a CDS encoding PucR family transcriptional regulator — encoded protein: MLADAAPTGRRLTRDEIESRRALGARAAEAGHGWRSLVRAHLAAGRDNWPRAADPDSVLAVIEQAVDAFADGYERAQRLVVRKEEAARREFIDDLLHGRGDQGQLSARSERFGLRLSRAHAVAVAEGPEKYDETDPVPRQVASDLFARFENRRILFTTKDGRMVCIAPGDQDDVLTHFAKRVYAATGRAQVAIGRSRPGTVGIGHSYEEALNALDVAQRMGLEEPLLRAADLLVFPVLARDRQALVDLVGSTLGPLEQARGGAQPLLDTLTAYFDTGCVAASTARRLSLSVRALTYRLARVHTLTGADPSDPVDRYTLQTAVLGARLLDWPTRPLNPMETAP
- a CDS encoding tautomerase family protein, translated to MPLARIDMIRGRDPESVRAVADAVQQALIEVLHIPERDRFQIITQHDPDEIVALDAGLGFQRTPGTVIVHIFTQRGRSTGDKQHLYRKLAERLAAAGVDGKDLFISYFENGPEDWSFADGRAQYIEGDLPVPGH
- a CDS encoding ATP-binding protein translates to MTSAMRETGALPAVFTSFVGRQRETAEVRRLLGSARLVTLTGAGGVGKTRLALEVATASARTFPGGVWLVDLAPVRDPALVAEAAAVALGVVDQGTRPVLELLAARVSGRRLLMVLDNCEHLVEACAQLAQQLLTVAAEVRILATSRETLQLTGEHVVAVAPLPRDEAAELLAQRAAAVRPGFRLTEANRAAVHRLCADLDGLPLAIELAASRLRTLAVEPAIERLADRFALLTAGSRAARPHQRTLRAAIDWSWELCGPAERLLWSRLSVFAGSFTLEAAEGVCAGEGPVVGTGGRAGEGSAAGAGGRTGAGLAAGEVLDVLDRLVAQSLVEHAGTEQRPRYRLLETIRQYGWERLADGTERQRMRRRHRDHYLAVAERCHQDWFGPRQAEVLTRLRADHSNLIAALEYPTTATDEAAHPAPDEDRQAALSLASAQAVAAHTALGDRSGVVAWRCALGAAQTLDGDPRAADTCAQALGDTEEHGERWARAHLLMVLGRRAWELGEQTEAKERTLSALATLRGFSDNIGVANMAEQLAWITASAGDHRRAARLLGAARALREDIGLTVAAGGPHHEKYHARCTAQVQEALGPAGCEQALAAGAAIDGADRIIAYALGAGTGTGPGPGSTGVGTGTVTGAGTGVGIGTEPAVSQAGASGLTPREEEVAALVARGMTNRRIAAELVLSPRTVDNHVNRILTKLGFSSRARIAAWWAAK